One window from the genome of Clarias gariepinus isolate MV-2021 ecotype Netherlands chromosome 15, CGAR_prim_01v2, whole genome shotgun sequence encodes:
- the gpr88 gene encoding probable G-protein coupled receptor 88 encodes MENSTAVRCDTGAAQRISIVALFSFMCALGTILNLLVIGLVLSFKKLRTASNAFIVNGCAADLLVCAVWMPHEAAVAASVQSPLYGAAPRDALLFIGATVSLLSHSLIAVNRYVLITKPPAAYHALYQRRRAQAMIAGSWLVALACLLPLWLAVSRRPVLACGLMLLKLLSEPWAAATLALTILGQTAVVTYCYFKIFRRVQISTKRVSVLHFQLVNSLPYSFPRKDKRLGVHVLAVCLVFVLTTEPVLWTLTAGLFAPVPAAVRTCAWLVFCSVFVSDPFLYTWKNEEFRKAFRSVLRGDFWRGSTVAAEPVTVSTVSHVFPRQNSRRAFLAEMS; translated from the coding sequence ATGGAGAACAGCACGGCGGTTCGGTGCGACACCGGAGCCGCGCAGCGCATCTCCATCGTCGCTCTGTTTTCCTTCATGTGCGCTCTCGGCACCATCCTCAACCTGTTGGTCATCGGTCTGGTGTTGAGCTTCAAGAAGCTGCGCACTGCGAGCAACGCCTTCATCGTGAACGGCTGCGCGGCCGACCTGCTCGTGTGCGCGGTCTGGATGCCGCACGAGGCGGCCGTGGCGGCGTCAGTACAATCCCCGCTCTACGGGGCCGCCCCCAGGGACGCGCTGCTCTTCATCGGCGCCACCGTGTCGCTCCTGTCGCACTCGCTGATCGCCGTGAACCGCTACGTGCTGATCACCAAGCCGCCGGCCGCTTACCACGCGCTCTACCAGCGGAGGCGCGCGCAGGCGATGATAGCCGGCTCGTGGCTCGTCGCGCTCGCGTGTCTGCTGCCGCTGTGGCTCGCGGTGAGTCGGCGCCCGGTGCTCGCGTGCGGACTGATGCTGCTGAAGCTGCTCTCCGAGCCCTGGGCCGCCGCCACGCTCGCGCTCACCATTCTCGGCCAGACCGCAGTCGTGACGTACTGCTACTTCAAGATCTTCCGGCGCGTGCAGATCAGCACCAAACGCGTCAGCGTGCTGCACTTTCAACTCGTCAACAGCCTGCCGTACTCGTTCCCGAGAAAGGACAAACGCCTCGGTGTGCACGTGCTGGCCGTGTGCCTGGTGTTCGTCCTGACCACCGAGCCGGTGCTGTGGACCCTGACCGCGGGCCTGTTCGCTCCCGTACCGGCGGCGGTCCGCACCTGCGCGTGGCTCGTCTTCTGCTCCGTCTTCGTGTCCGACCCGTTTCTGTACACGTGGAAGAACGAGGAGTTCCGAAAGGCGTTCAGGTCCGTCCTGAGGGGGGACTTCTGGCGAGGCTCCACCGTGGCCGCTGAGCCCGTTACCGTCAGCACCGTTTCTCACGTGTTCCCCAGACAGAACAGCCGCAGGGCGTTTTTAGCCGAGATGagctaa